A DNA window from Bos mutus isolate GX-2022 chromosome 11, NWIPB_WYAK_1.1, whole genome shotgun sequence contains the following coding sequences:
- the ZBTB6 gene encoding zinc finger and BTB domain-containing protein 6 isoform X1 — protein sequence MKDLVFAKKIVTMAAESDVLHFQFEQQGDVVLQKMNLLRQQNLFCDVSIYINDTEFQGHKVILAACSTFMRDQFLLTQSKHVRITILQSAEVGRKLLLSCYTGALEVKRKELLKYLTAASYLQMVHIVEKCTEALSKYLEIDLSMKNNNQHVDLCQSSDPDVKNEDENSDKDCEIIEISEDSPVNIDFHVKEEESNVLQSTVESLTTEREEMRSPELSSVDMSFKDNEIRILHVESISTGGVENGKFSQPCTSSKASMYFSETQHSLINSTVESRVAEVPGNQDQGLFCENTEGSHGPVNEIQNLEDAFSLRHQCPRCPRGFLHVENYLRHLKMHKLFLCLQCGKTFTQKKNLNRHIRGHMGIRPFQCTVCLKTFTAKSTLQDHLNIHSGDRPYKCHCCDMDFKHKSALKKHLTSLHGRSSGEKLPRHDLERQNLL from the coding sequence ATTGTGACCATGGCTGCTGAGTCTGATGTTCTGCACTTCCAGTTTGAACAACAAGGAGATGTAGTCTTGCAGAAAATGAATCTCTTGAGGCAGCAGAATTTATTTTGTGATGTGTCAATTTATATTAATGACACTGAGTTCCAGGGGCACAAGGTGATTTTAGCTGCTTGCTCCACCTTTATGAGAGATCAGTTTTTACTCACTCAGTCAAAACATGTCAGAATCACCATCTTGCAGAGTGCAGAAGTTGGCAGAAAATTGTTGCTCTCTTGCTACACTGGAGCACTTGAAGTTAAAAGGAAAGAGCTTTTGAAATATTTGACTGCTGCCAGTTACCTTCAGATGGTTCACATTGTGGAAAAGTGCACAGAAGCTTTGTCAAAGTATTTGGAAATTGATCTTTCTATGAAAAATAACAATCAGCATGTTGACCTCTGTCAATCCTCTGATCCAGATGTTAAGAATGAAGATGAAAATTCAGATAAAGACTGTGAGATCATTGAAATTTCAGAAGATAGTCCTGTAAACATAGATTTCCATGTTAAAGAAGAGGAAAGCAACGTTTTACAGTCTACAGTAGAGAGCTTGAccacagagagagaggaaatgagaTCGCCAGAGCTGTcttcagtagacatgagttttaaAGACAATGAAATTCGTATCCTCCATGTGGAATCTATCAGTACTGGGGGTGTAGAAAATGGAAAGTTTTCACAGCCTTGTACCTCTTCAAAAGCAAGCATGTATTTCTCAGAAACACAGCATTCACTGATCAATTCTACAGTTGAGAGCAGAGTGGCAGAAGTTCCTGGGAATCAAGATCAAGGCTTATTTTGTGAGAACACTGAAGGAAGTCATGGTCCAGTGAATGAGATTCAGAATCTAGAGGATGCTTTTTCCCTGAGACACCAGTGCCCCCGGTGCCCTCGAGGGTTTCTTCATGTTGAGAACTATCTGCGCCACCTTAAGATGCATAAACTGTTCTTGTGCTTACAGTGTGGGAAAACatttacacaaaagaaaaatctgaacagGCACATTCGAGGGCACATGGGCATACGGCCCTTTCAGTGCACTGTGTGCTTGAAGACATTTACTGCAAAAAGCACACTTCAGGACCACTTGAATATACACAGTGGGGATCGGCCATACAAATGCCACTGTTGTGACATGGATTTCAAGCACAAATCTGCCCTCAAAAAGCATTTAACCTCTCTCCATGGCAGAAGCAGTGGTGAAAAACTACCCAGGCATGATCTGGAAAGGCAAAACCTGCTGTAA
- the ZBTB6 gene encoding zinc finger and BTB domain-containing protein 6 isoform X2, with protein MAAESDVLHFQFEQQGDVVLQKMNLLRQQNLFCDVSIYINDTEFQGHKVILAACSTFMRDQFLLTQSKHVRITILQSAEVGRKLLLSCYTGALEVKRKELLKYLTAASYLQMVHIVEKCTEALSKYLEIDLSMKNNNQHVDLCQSSDPDVKNEDENSDKDCEIIEISEDSPVNIDFHVKEEESNVLQSTVESLTTEREEMRSPELSSVDMSFKDNEIRILHVESISTGGVENGKFSQPCTSSKASMYFSETQHSLINSTVESRVAEVPGNQDQGLFCENTEGSHGPVNEIQNLEDAFSLRHQCPRCPRGFLHVENYLRHLKMHKLFLCLQCGKTFTQKKNLNRHIRGHMGIRPFQCTVCLKTFTAKSTLQDHLNIHSGDRPYKCHCCDMDFKHKSALKKHLTSLHGRSSGEKLPRHDLERQNLL; from the coding sequence ATGGCTGCTGAGTCTGATGTTCTGCACTTCCAGTTTGAACAACAAGGAGATGTAGTCTTGCAGAAAATGAATCTCTTGAGGCAGCAGAATTTATTTTGTGATGTGTCAATTTATATTAATGACACTGAGTTCCAGGGGCACAAGGTGATTTTAGCTGCTTGCTCCACCTTTATGAGAGATCAGTTTTTACTCACTCAGTCAAAACATGTCAGAATCACCATCTTGCAGAGTGCAGAAGTTGGCAGAAAATTGTTGCTCTCTTGCTACACTGGAGCACTTGAAGTTAAAAGGAAAGAGCTTTTGAAATATTTGACTGCTGCCAGTTACCTTCAGATGGTTCACATTGTGGAAAAGTGCACAGAAGCTTTGTCAAAGTATTTGGAAATTGATCTTTCTATGAAAAATAACAATCAGCATGTTGACCTCTGTCAATCCTCTGATCCAGATGTTAAGAATGAAGATGAAAATTCAGATAAAGACTGTGAGATCATTGAAATTTCAGAAGATAGTCCTGTAAACATAGATTTCCATGTTAAAGAAGAGGAAAGCAACGTTTTACAGTCTACAGTAGAGAGCTTGAccacagagagagaggaaatgagaTCGCCAGAGCTGTcttcagtagacatgagttttaaAGACAATGAAATTCGTATCCTCCATGTGGAATCTATCAGTACTGGGGGTGTAGAAAATGGAAAGTTTTCACAGCCTTGTACCTCTTCAAAAGCAAGCATGTATTTCTCAGAAACACAGCATTCACTGATCAATTCTACAGTTGAGAGCAGAGTGGCAGAAGTTCCTGGGAATCAAGATCAAGGCTTATTTTGTGAGAACACTGAAGGAAGTCATGGTCCAGTGAATGAGATTCAGAATCTAGAGGATGCTTTTTCCCTGAGACACCAGTGCCCCCGGTGCCCTCGAGGGTTTCTTCATGTTGAGAACTATCTGCGCCACCTTAAGATGCATAAACTGTTCTTGTGCTTACAGTGTGGGAAAACatttacacaaaagaaaaatctgaacagGCACATTCGAGGGCACATGGGCATACGGCCCTTTCAGTGCACTGTGTGCTTGAAGACATTTACTGCAAAAAGCACACTTCAGGACCACTTGAATATACACAGTGGGGATCGGCCATACAAATGCCACTGTTGTGACATGGATTTCAAGCACAAATCTGCCCTCAAAAAGCATTTAACCTCTCTCCATGGCAGAAGCAGTGGTGAAAAACTACCCAGGCATGATCTGGAAAGGCAAAACCTGCTGTAA